In Halorubellus sp. JP-L1, one DNA window encodes the following:
- the nuoL gene encoding NADH-quinone oxidoreductase subunit L, producing MVGTTPLAFEFAPAIAALPFVSFLIALAFGDRMPKGGALAGILATAGSLLASIWVFVTVSGGSAYVHDIHTWTVLDAGGVLGDLNLHFGLLLDPLSAMMLVIVSLIALLVHVFSLGYMNDEGETGLPRYYAGLGLFTFSMLAFVMADNLLMAFMFFELVGLCSFLLIGFWFREDAPPSAAKKAFLVTRFGDYFFLVGVVGIIATFGTSRFAVASDSGAAAFPVVAAKVLGVTEGSAAAVLPGGMDPQLWFTILGLLVLGGVVGKSAQFPLHTWLPDAMEGPTPVSALIHAATMVAAGVYLVARMYGFYLLSPTALGIIALVGGFTALFAASMGVVKKEIKQVLAYSTISQYGYMMLALGAGGYVAATFHLMTHAFFKALLFLGAGSVIIAMHHNENMWDMGGLKDKMPVTYWTFLAGSLALAGIVPFSGFWSKDEVLYEALVHGLGTAGTQGTLLLVAYGFGLLAVFFTGFYTFRMVFLTFHGEPRTDTAKNPHGVRWNVKGPLVVLGTLAAVAGFVNMVPVKKLLGGAEIDFLHKWLVGPDSLASQTSVYHYADADDSLLHEGAHYTSGVLAGGEIGTVLISAAVSLGLALAGSLLAYRLYAVDDPVEHTDKLGGAKDVLFNNYYQDEFQVFLAERVTMPLAKAADTFDQGVIDGAVNGTSSVSLFSGRRIRRVQTGVVTNYALLLTLGFLVLLVTMAVAGGWF from the coding sequence ATGGTAGGTACGACACCATTGGCGTTCGAGTTCGCGCCGGCTATCGCGGCGCTCCCGTTCGTATCGTTCCTGATCGCACTCGCATTCGGCGACCGGATGCCCAAGGGCGGTGCGCTCGCGGGCATCCTCGCGACCGCCGGGTCGCTGCTGGCGTCCATCTGGGTGTTCGTCACGGTCTCCGGTGGCAGCGCGTACGTGCACGACATCCACACGTGGACGGTCCTGGACGCGGGTGGCGTCCTCGGCGACCTGAACTTGCACTTCGGGTTGCTGCTCGACCCGCTCTCGGCGATGATGCTCGTCATCGTGAGCCTCATCGCGTTGCTCGTGCACGTGTTCAGTCTCGGGTACATGAACGACGAGGGCGAGACGGGCCTGCCGCGGTACTATGCCGGCCTGGGCCTGTTCACGTTCTCGATGCTCGCGTTCGTCATGGCGGACAACCTCCTCATGGCGTTCATGTTCTTCGAGCTCGTCGGCCTCTGTTCGTTCCTCCTCATCGGGTTCTGGTTCCGGGAGGACGCGCCGCCGAGTGCGGCGAAGAAGGCGTTCCTCGTGACGCGGTTCGGGGACTACTTCTTCCTCGTCGGCGTGGTCGGCATCATCGCGACGTTCGGCACGAGCCGGTTCGCGGTCGCGAGCGACTCGGGGGCGGCGGCGTTCCCCGTCGTCGCGGCGAAGGTCCTCGGCGTGACCGAGGGCTCGGCGGCCGCGGTACTGCCTGGCGGGATGGACCCCCAGCTGTGGTTCACGATCCTCGGACTCCTCGTCCTCGGTGGCGTGGTCGGGAAGTCCGCGCAGTTCCCGCTGCACACGTGGCTGCCCGACGCGATGGAGGGTCCGACGCCGGTCTCCGCGCTCATCCACGCGGCGACGATGGTCGCAGCCGGTGTGTACCTCGTCGCTCGAATGTACGGCTTCTACCTGCTCTCCCCGACGGCGCTCGGCATCATCGCGCTCGTCGGCGGGTTCACGGCGCTGTTCGCGGCGTCGATGGGCGTCGTGAAGAAGGAGATCAAGCAGGTGCTCGCGTACTCCACCATCTCCCAGTACGGGTATATGATGCTCGCACTCGGTGCGGGTGGGTACGTCGCGGCGACCTTCCACCTCATGACTCACGCGTTCTTCAAGGCGCTGCTGTTCCTCGGCGCCGGGTCGGTCATCATCGCGATGCACCACAACGAGAACATGTGGGACATGGGCGGCCTGAAGGACAAGATGCCAGTCACGTACTGGACGTTCCTCGCCGGTTCGCTCGCGCTCGCCGGCATCGTCCCGTTCTCGGGGTTCTGGTCGAAGGACGAGGTGCTCTACGAGGCGCTCGTCCACGGGCTCGGGACCGCGGGCACGCAGGGGACGCTCCTGCTCGTCGCGTACGGGTTCGGGCTGCTCGCCGTGTTCTTCACGGGCTTCTACACGTTCCGGATGGTGTTCCTCACCTTCCACGGCGAACCCCGGACTGACACGGCGAAGAATCCCCACGGCGTTCGCTGGAACGTCAAGGGTCCGCTCGTGGTGCTCGGGACGCTCGCGGCCGTCGCCGGCTTCGTGAACATGGTGCCGGTGAAGAAGCTGCTCGGTGGCGCGGAGATCGACTTCCTCCACAAGTGGCTCGTCGGCCCCGACTCGCTCGCGTCCCAGACGTCGGTCTACCACTACGCGGACGCCGACGACAGTCTCCTGCACGAGGGCGCGCACTACACGTCGGGCGTCCTCGCCGGCGGCGAGATCGGGACCGTCCTGATTTCCGCGGCCGTCTCGCTCGGTCTCGCGCTCGCCGGGTCGCTGCTCGCGTACCGGCTGTACGCGGTCGACGACCCCGTCGAGCACACGGACAAGCTGGGCGGTGCGAAGGACGTCCTCTTCAACAACTACTACCAGGACGAGTTCCAGGTGTTCCTGGCCGAGCGCGTCACGATGCCGCTCGCGAAGGCCGCGGACACGTTCGACCAGGGCGTCATCGACGGCGCCGTCAACGGCACGTCGAGCGTGAGCCTGTTCTCCGGGCGTCGCATCCGGCGCGTTCAGACGGGCGTGGTGACGAACTACGCCCTCCTCTTGACGCTCGGGTTCCTGGTACTGCTCGTGACCATGGCGGTCGCGGGGGGGTGGTTCTAG
- a CDS encoding NuoM family protein, which yields MIDGTIEALIAVTLVASFAVLVAPDRYAAKLATALSLLPLAGSLVMWSGFEPAGNALVDGESAIGYMSQVQWIDLGGISLQWFVGVDGVAMPLVVLTTVLTTLALVSAWTPIDERQSQFYGLVLFLEASLLGVFTALDFFVWFVFWEAVLVPMYLLIGVWGGPRRKYAAIKMFVYTNVASLVLFIGFVALVFGLGDSVSTFGLPEITQALRAGVAPDGLPGVGAGDLKLFAFLAMFVGFAVKVPVVPVHTWLPDAHVEAPTPVSVLLAGVLLKMGTYALLRFNFTMLPDIASDLAVPIAVFAVVSVIYGAMLALAQTDLKRIVAYSSVSSMGYVILGLVAYTTIGVSGATFQMISHGLISGLMFMAVGVIYNVTHTRMVSDMSGMADRMPVTVGIFVAGAFGYMGLPLMSGFAAEFFVFVGSFQSTVLPSAPVFTAAAMFGIVIVAGYLLLAMQKTLFGEFRLDTEYDVNRAAFHDVAPLFVLLLLVITLGVFPDLFMEMIERAIEPVADVGGGA from the coding sequence ATGATAGACGGCACAATCGAAGCGCTCATCGCGGTGACGCTGGTCGCATCGTTCGCCGTGCTCGTCGCTCCCGACCGGTACGCCGCGAAGCTGGCGACAGCGCTCTCGCTGTTGCCGCTCGCCGGCAGTCTGGTGATGTGGAGCGGGTTCGAGCCGGCCGGGAACGCCCTGGTGGACGGCGAGTCCGCCATCGGGTACATGAGTCAAGTGCAGTGGATTGACCTCGGCGGCATCAGCCTGCAGTGGTTCGTCGGTGTCGACGGCGTCGCGATGCCGCTGGTCGTCCTGACGACGGTGCTCACGACGCTCGCGCTCGTGAGCGCGTGGACGCCGATCGACGAGCGCCAGAGTCAGTTCTACGGCCTGGTGCTGTTCCTCGAGGCGTCGCTGCTCGGCGTCTTCACCGCGCTCGACTTCTTCGTCTGGTTCGTCTTCTGGGAGGCCGTCCTCGTCCCGATGTACCTGCTCATCGGGGTCTGGGGTGGCCCGCGCCGGAAGTACGCCGCGATCAAGATGTTCGTGTACACGAACGTGGCGAGCCTCGTGCTGTTCATCGGGTTCGTGGCGCTCGTGTTCGGGCTCGGTGACAGCGTCTCGACGTTCGGCCTGCCGGAGATCACGCAGGCGCTGCGTGCGGGGGTCGCCCCCGACGGCCTGCCGGGCGTCGGCGCGGGCGACCTGAAGCTGTTCGCGTTCCTCGCGATGTTCGTCGGGTTCGCGGTGAAGGTACCCGTCGTGCCCGTCCACACGTGGCTGCCGGACGCGCACGTCGAGGCGCCGACGCCGGTGTCGGTGCTGCTCGCGGGCGTCCTCCTGAAGATGGGGACGTACGCGCTCCTGCGGTTCAACTTCACGATGCTGCCGGACATCGCGAGCGACCTCGCGGTCCCCATCGCCGTGTTCGCGGTGGTGTCGGTCATCTATGGCGCGATGCTCGCGCTCGCACAGACCGACCTGAAGCGCATCGTCGCGTACTCCTCGGTGAGTTCGATGGGGTACGTCATCCTCGGACTCGTCGCGTACACCACGATCGGCGTGAGCGGCGCGACGTTCCAGATGATCTCGCACGGCCTCATCTCGGGCCTGATGTTCATGGCGGTCGGCGTCATCTACAACGTCACGCACACGCGGATGGTCTCGGACATGTCCGGGATGGCCGACAGGATGCCCGTGACCGTCGGCATCTTCGTCGCCGGCGCGTTCGGGTACATGGGCCTCCCGCTCATGAGCGGGTTCGCCGCGGAGTTCTTCGTGTTCGTCGGGTCGTTCCAGTCGACGGTGCTGCCGTCGGCGCCGGTGTTCACGGCCGCGGCGATGTTCGGTATCGTCATTGTCGCCGGCTACCTGCTGCTGGCGATGCAGAAGACGCTGTTCGGCGAGTTCCGGCTGGACACGGAGTACGACGTGAACCGGGCGGCGTTCCACGACGTCGCACCCCTGTTCGTCCTGCTCCTGCTGGTCATCACGCTCGGCGTGTTCCCGGACCTGTTCATGGAGATGATCGAACGAGCGATCGAGCCGGTCGCTGACGTCGGAGGTGGTGCCTGA
- a CDS encoding NADH-quinone oxidoreductase subunit N: MSSHVSLFALGPALYLAAAGLLVLVLDSIGKRTRVPFAVGSIAFGVLAAGVAAYAAFTGGTPLGIGVGAHAFAAVSAFVVAFLVLLVDPTGSNRTLVASVAVTGALASFANAMYYLAFLAVDDSAGPAYLFGGSDTTQMTAQLVVDEMSLIFMAIAASVTALVALASYDYLRDHAYQAEYYALVLLAATGMSLMAAANSLAAVFVAMELASLPSFALVAILKKNRGSVEAGLKYFLIGALSSSFFAYGISLVYAVTGSLQLVAVGDALAGGTDLVGMLGLGVLMLVGGFAYKTASVPFHFWAPEAYEGAPAPISAFLSSASKAAGFVIAIRVFTTSFMAPEVLATVDWVLAFQVLAVVTMTLGNFAAATQENVKRMLAYSSIGHAGYVLIGLASLGGVASQGDTVLGASIMHLFVYGFMNTGAFLFIALVEYWDVGRTFEDYNGLGRKAPVACAAMTVFLFSLAGLPVGAGFLSKYVLFFGAVSAGFWWLAAVGALNSALSLYYYTRVVKAMWLEDPADDLELQGRPTGLYAAVVAAAVVTVLLLPGFFPIAETAIEAANGLLPNAGDTTTAFFG; encoded by the coding sequence ATGAGTAGTCACGTCTCGCTGTTCGCACTCGGACCGGCGCTGTACCTCGCAGCCGCCGGCCTGCTCGTGCTCGTCCTCGACTCGATCGGGAAGCGGACGCGAGTTCCGTTCGCGGTCGGGTCGATCGCGTTCGGCGTTCTCGCCGCTGGCGTCGCGGCGTACGCCGCGTTCACTGGCGGAACGCCGCTCGGTATCGGCGTCGGCGCGCACGCGTTCGCCGCGGTGAGTGCGTTCGTGGTCGCGTTCCTCGTCTTGCTCGTCGATCCGACGGGGTCGAACCGGACGCTCGTCGCGTCCGTCGCGGTCACGGGTGCGCTCGCGTCGTTCGCGAACGCCATGTACTACCTGGCGTTCCTCGCTGTCGACGACAGCGCGGGCCCGGCGTACCTCTTCGGTGGGAGCGACACGACCCAGATGACGGCGCAGCTCGTCGTCGACGAGATGAGCCTCATCTTCATGGCGATCGCGGCGAGCGTCACGGCGCTCGTGGCGCTCGCGTCCTACGACTACCTCCGCGATCACGCGTACCAGGCGGAGTACTACGCGCTCGTCCTCCTCGCGGCGACGGGGATGAGCCTGATGGCGGCCGCGAACTCGCTCGCGGCCGTGTTCGTCGCGATGGAGCTCGCGAGCCTGCCGTCGTTCGCGCTCGTTGCCATCCTCAAGAAGAACCGGGGGAGCGTCGAGGCGGGTCTGAAGTACTTCCTCATCGGCGCGCTCTCCTCGTCGTTCTTCGCGTACGGGATCAGTCTCGTGTACGCGGTCACGGGGTCGCTCCAGTTGGTCGCCGTCGGCGACGCGCTCGCTGGCGGCACCGACCTCGTCGGGATGCTCGGCCTCGGCGTCCTCATGCTCGTCGGTGGGTTCGCGTACAAGACCGCGTCGGTGCCGTTCCACTTCTGGGCGCCCGAAGCGTACGAGGGCGCACCCGCACCGATCAGTGCGTTCCTGTCCTCGGCGTCGAAGGCCGCCGGGTTCGTCATCGCAATCCGCGTGTTCACGACGTCGTTCATGGCGCCCGAAGTGCTCGCGACCGTCGACTGGGTGCTCGCGTTCCAGGTGCTCGCGGTCGTGACGATGACGCTCGGGAACTTCGCGGCGGCGACCCAGGAGAACGTCAAGCGCATGCTCGCGTACTCCTCGATCGGGCACGCCGGCTACGTCCTCATCGGGCTGGCGTCCCTCGGCGGCGTCGCGTCCCAGGGCGACACCGTCCTGGGTGCGAGCATCATGCACCTGTTCGTGTACGGGTTCATGAACACGGGCGCGTTCCTGTTCATTGCACTCGTCGAGTACTGGGACGTCGGTCGGACGTTCGAGGACTACAACGGCCTCGGTCGGAAGGCACCGGTCGCGTGTGCCGCGATGACCGTGTTCCTGTTCTCGCTCGCGGGCCTCCCGGTCGGGGCGGGCTTCCTCTCGAAGTACGTCCTGTTCTTCGGCGCGGTCAGCGCCGGATTCTGGTGGCTCGCGGCGGTCGGCGCGCTGAACAGTGCACTCAGCCTGTACTACTACACGCGCGTCGTGAAGGCGATGTGGCTCGAGGACCCGGCCGACGATCTGGAGTTGCAGGGGCGGCCGACGGGACTGTACGCCGCGGTCGTCGCGGCGGCGGTCGTCACCGTCCTCTTGCTCCCCGGATTCTTCCCCATCGCCGAGACCGCGATCGAGGCGGCGAACGGCCTGCTCCCGAACGCGGGCGACACGACGACCGCGTTCTTCGGGTAG